One region of Plasmodium sp. gorilla clade G2 genome assembly, contig: PADLG01_00_3, whole genome shotgun sequence genomic DNA includes:
- a CDS encoding merozoite-associated tryptophan-rich antigen, putative, with protein sequence MIFHKCFKVCSLSCAILWGIVTSSIIQPDKQQEKDQLSNHFISTEQLLDISEKWKALEWNNWFSRMENEWENLNLVLQNDKRNILQDRHSNWKEWIQHLENKWENINENINPEYKTNLLHISLTWNEEQWGNWAYNTLKCFLENDWNILIKEITEQINTHIDQRWIKWLHEQNSIWLSNDWIIDENAFWENMIKLDSSKYAWTQEVKQYFIKWNERTNHQNFMWNNWIHNKNKIINHIKKDNLDDWTKDKYDSFNKWREIFLQDWITSQKWKKLAK encoded by the exons ATGATATTTCATAAATGCTTTAAAGTTTGTTCACTCTCTTGTGCTATTTTATGGGGCATAGTCACTTCATcg ATCATTCAACCAGACAAACAACAAGAAAAAGATCAATTAAGCAATCATTTTATTTCTACTGAACAATTACTAGATATTTCAGAAAAGTGGAAAGCGTTAGAATGGAATAATTGGTTTAGCCGTATGGAAAATGAATGGGAAAATTTAAATCTTGTATTACAAAATGATAAACGAAATATATTACAAGATAGACATAGTAATTGGAAAGAATGGATTCAAcatttagaaaataaatgggaaaatattaatgaaaatataaacccagaatataaaacaaatttattacatatatcatTAACATGGAATGAAGAACAATGGGGAAACTGGGCTTATAATACTTTAAAATGTTTTCTTGAGAATGATTGGAATATCTTGATAAAAGAAATTACAGAACAAATTAATACACATATTGATCAACGATGGATAAAATGGCTACATGAACAAAATTCCATTTGGCTTTCCAATGATTGGATTATTGATGAAAATGCATTCTGggaaaatatgataaaactTGATTCATCAAAATATGCATGGACACAGGAAGTTAAACAATACTTTATTAAATGGAATGAAAGAACAAATCATCAAAACTTTATGTGGAATAATTggatacataataaaaacaaaataattaatcatattaaaaaagataatcTGGATGATTGGACAAAGGATAAATATGATTCCTTTAATAAATGGAGAGAAATATTTCTTCAAGATTGGATAACTAGCCAAAAGTGGAAAAAGCTAgctaaataa
- a CDS encoding serine/threonine protein kinase, FIKK family, with product MLNMLQKKKTLFLRSILIKFIIIFFWGILYLFFCNVDLFESKRTNHFELIVKGSRYLAENRKESEKVNDKLNNNNVDNFRVRGNENGCAINIEETSINNCEGKNKLMVGCTKGLKKLWNKISCNSLYDENIDSNNDNKYNNMNDSACNNNNDLLKKETQEKSVNVKKVDDDSIISSDINKNCLYEKNNINEEHDSKNIYNWDLGRKSLEKLLGCSKNFSINGVNYENWDIIQIPTCGASRIKEKCQKMYKVVIKSKGKDGIVGNNKKMGNCNNFDNIKGNDNEEDDEIKLFMKKVPIDIWVKQYDLMRKYDGEYLSVGENFVMESVVLAFLNEHHPGIAPKFYKFLYEPDMNYDINNNCDEKRNSNVHIDSNLDTFNESLREEVNNNKKGYVVMISEFFGEDVFDYTISEKERLETEEWFKDVNKILYKSLKLLISLHNAGICHLDLTPENILITKNFDMRLCDFGKSAPLYTTKLRHTKEMNKQIFFESCQPNIGKNPNTPPECWDLFLKYESLDVDDPLEYLKTIIDPEERKMYYYDVRSADKYMLGIFFIFLWNDGYLWNSAEVEDDDYSQFVKSGMNFDSYELTKNWPRGLKVILKQLLDENYRKNLNLNDLLIHPWWSY from the exons ATGCTAAATATgttacagaaaaaaaaaaccttaTTTTTAAGatctatattaattaaatttattattatatttttttggggaatattatatctttttttttgc aatgTAGACCTTTTTGAGAGTAAGCGAACTAATCATTTTGAATTAATCGTGAAAGGGTCACGATATTTAGCTGAAAATAGAAAAGAATCTGAGAAAGTAAATGATAaacttaataataataatgttgatAATTTCAGAGTTAGAGGAAATGAAAATGGGTGTGCTATAAATATTGAAGAAACGAGTATAAATAATTGtgaaggaaaaaataaattgatGGTAGGGTGTACAAAaggtttaaaaaaattgtggAATAAAATTAGTTGTAATTCtttatatgatgaaaatatcgattctaataatgataataagtATAATAACATGAACGATAGTgcttgtaataataataatgatttattaaaaaaagaaacacaAGAAAAAAGTGTGAATGTTAAAAAAGTTGATGATGATAGTATTATATCtagtgatataaataaaaattgtttgtatgagaaaaataatataaacgaAGAACAtgattcaaaaaatatttataactgGGATTTAGGTAGAAAATCCTTAGAGAAATTATTAGGTTGTTCAAAAAATTTTAGTATAAATGGAGTTAATTATGAAAACTGGGACATTATTCAAATACCTACATGCGGGGCATCTAGgattaaagaaaaatgtcAAAAGATGTATAAGGTGGTTATAAAATCTAAGGGAAAGGATGGTATAGTgggtaataataaaaaaatggggaattgtaataattttgataatattaaaggaaatgataatgaagaggatgatgaaataaaattatttatgaaaaaagtACCTATTGATATATGGGTAAAGCAATATGATTTAATGAGAAAATATGATGGAGAATATTTATCAGTAGGGGAGAATTTTGTAATGGAGAGTGTAGTATTAGCATTTTTAAATGAGCATCATCCAGGTATAGCACCAAAATTTTATAAGTTTTTATATGAACCAGATATGAactatgatataaataataattgtgaTGAAAAGCGAAACAGTAATGTCCATATAGATAGCAATTTAGATACATTTAATGAATCACTAAGAGAAgaagtaaataataataagaaaggTTATGTTGTTATGATATCCGAATTCTTTGGTGAAGATGTTTTTGATTATACCATTAGTGAAAAGGAACGATTGGAAACAGAGGAATGGTTTAAAGATGTAAAtaagatattatataaatcattgaaattattaataagttTACATAATGCTGGTATATGTCATCTTGATTTAACAcctgaaaatattttaattacaaaaaatttCGATATGAGATTATGTGATTTTGGTAAAAGTGCACCATTATATACGACAAAATTAAGACATACAAAAGAAATGAATAAGCAGattttttttgaatcatGCCAACCAAATATTGGAAAAAATCCAAACACTCCCCCAGAATGTTgggatttatttttaaaatacgaATCATTAGATGTTGATGATCCTttagaatatttaaaaacaatTATAGATCcagaagaaagaaaaatgtattattatgatgtAAGAAGTGCTGATAAATATATGCttggtatattttttatcttcttGTGGAATGATGGATATTTATGGAATTCAGCAGAAGTGGAAGATGATGACTACTCTCAGTTTGTAAAGAGTGGAATGAATTTTGATTCCTATgaattaacaaaaaattGGCCACGAGGTTTAAAGGTCATCCTCAAG caATTATTAGATGAAAACTATAGGAAGAATTTAAATCTTAATGATCTACTTATACATCCTTGGTGGTCTTATTAG